The Theileria orientalis strain Shintoku DNA, chromosome 3, complete genome genome window below encodes:
- a CDS encoding chromosome segregation protein — protein sequence MYIKYVRLKGFRTYKELAVFSFSPTYNAIVGLNGSGKSNVFLAISFVLGESISQFNRANFLYKGDEASMSEDFTAFAEVVFDISSDKNISSCLNDAKELCLKRVFSESKDVYTVNGKNMRPKEYRQLLESINLIHSEKSQSSDLHYVVMQGSVSKMASASAEERLGVFREVAGHKSFDLKIEDSLKILQESTITYNSLEGQFQQVARKLSALESQQKDLDNWKGLDTKRKVLQCNLMLLKVEEVEGSLRKAAEDEAEQSKLVSDLQKKFDFLDSQLKKHKSYLKSISENSCDEKSNELNNLQSKYDQISNEIRGLESEITAITYSNENYNKELSDLTTNIRDTNTCMEKLSPRMATVSESISRIEIEVNDLLYKKANAAKSSGPIKTSEEVQTVISKLEKQKKFLNQTIKDHEINNKKMQESLLQCENDLKRIRNDLYNSEAAKNRKLESYERQRVEMELSSESKRAKQKQLSTEMLKLSKLKLNLVQAQEDFKKVSFSNQQILDLISLWLNQGGRSNDNTKSNNTSSNKSNSNNNSDNGDENMTDLTYEHLDHSSFVGVLIDIITVKDEYKIAIEQVLRSKLFTIVVSNIEYAKALVNFIESRRSRYTTNIRIISLDLLNQEPEIRSGSKEADESVVPLKACVKYDPKLDSLIDSLLKDFNLVPDTETAIKLLSKNQNSVTMNGEIVRSSYEEYTKNRCTKADKIPRVYSKQIRVVSVTRKNDKTVDNSHYLQFYHNGIVSGGYTNLGDSTLLTYKKLKNAQEEYDSTEKKIKVLNSELDEINKLLEDVKLRYNLTKEEYNSAFEQYNSLTISLNNLTDFEESLKLKMDEDKQTEFKNQIKLIDDQINSFKESLNAKKDRKSKSDDTEQIDGKLEKNYRSLAALKNEMLSLDGKKQQLKSRYEELSVKRADLSKKIIVNTQMLNDYKHHLEELKQTLKEVETAKNNDKIEEVNLQILKLENENKSNYFKLQQETSKLKSIAQLKSSITLALSEYKSQLSCMDVKVRESAKLNMIKERSLVLDQLAQINKECSYLDYSSHVSSKDCNDLKDEFEQLSSRKHQILLSKEEIYKSIKKLKTEKDKNLVDLVATTNGNIGEIFQQLVPNGKIKLHFSGLDIKVSFNSTSEDAQINQLSGGQKTLVSLAFILSLQKLKPAPFYLLDEVDSALDDQYRSKLAKLLEKQAKEGSQIVVTTFRCVGMAYRLLREQLLKPAQVFYEIVNEDGTSCSKEVTLNRAMEIVKQEPGPDYSWSPPKVVDLVRNVHINRTTHIRAPFHHRRYPYEFKTKEYFKYKAGTGVEIKDTEKPAKEADKAEKDSSVEPKMNVELNRVKREDPTYRRLFNKKSLRQRIYDGEVFFYDDYLEYNIAKDYCRLFGRPFDIPRQDWGGKNFYFGEKIPDPRLDEEQVEILKRDSIRSLAKDEANEVSETDALIMSSKYLDDFKRNELLRGEIPSLFEGSASVVRQRPRKDCWVSFHNLKNYGLMIDSVTKCPLIHVQLQSAFQVGWNPHLKSTVLDQAEAPADDKAVDPYSVSEEQMEKVRAALSEKKKVVEEPLPDITKLFKSKSYGINENCYTIGGGRYRI from the exons atgtatattaagtATGTGCGCTTGAAAGGGTTTAGAACCTATAAGGAACTCGCCGTCTTTTCGTTCTCACCGACATACAACGCAATAG TTGGACTGAATGGATCGGGAAAAAGTAACGTATTTCTGGCAATCAGCTTCGTGCTCGGAGAAAGCATATCGCAGTTTAACCGGGCGAATTTTTTGTACAAAGGAGACGAGGCCTCCATGTCTGAAGACTTCACGGCCTTCGCAGAGGTAGTGTTTGATATATCGTCAGACAAAAACATTTCGTCGTGTCTGAATGACGCTAAGGAGCTGTGCCTGAAGAGAGTGTTCTCGGAGTCAAAGGATGTGTACACGGTCAACGGGAAGAACATGCGGCCGAAGGAATACAggcagctgctggagagCATTAACCTGATCCACTCCGAAAAATCGCAAAGCAGCGACCTGCACTACGTGGTAATGCAGGGCTCAGTGTCGAAGATGGCAAGCGCGTCAGCAGAGGAGCGCCTGGGAGTGTTCAGAGAAGTGGCGGGCCACAAGTCGTTCGACCTGAAGATAGAGGACTCGTTAAAAATATTGCAGGAGTCGACGATAACATATAACAGCCTGGAGGGGCAGTTCCAGCAAGTGGCGAGAAAGTTGAGCGCACTGGAGTCGCAGCAGAAGGACCTGGATAACTGGAAGGGGCTGGacacgaagaggaaggtgcTGCAGTGCAACCTGAtgctgctgaaggtggAGGAAGTGGAAGGCAGCCTGAGGAAGGCGGCGGAGGACGAGGCGGAGCAGAGCAAGCTGGTCTCAGACCTGCAGAAAAAGTTCGACTTCCTGGACTcgcagctgaagaagcacaAGTCGTACCTGAAGTCGATCTCGGAGAACAGCTGCGACGAAAAGTCAAACGAATTGAACAACCTGCAAAGTAAATACGACCAGATATCGAACGAGATAAGAGGACTGGAGAGTGAAATAACAGCAATAACGTACAGCAACGAGAACTACAACAAGGAGCTGAGTGACCTGACCACGAATATTAGGGACACGAACACGTGTATGGAAAAGCTGAGTCCGAGAATGGCAACGGTGTCAGAAAGCATATCAAGAATAGAAATTGAAGTGAACGACTTGCTGTACAAAAAGGCGAACGCAGCAAAGAGTTCAGGACCAATCAAGACGTCGGAGGAGGTGCAAACGGTTATTAGTAAGCTGGAAAAGCAGAAGAAGTTCCTGAACCAGACGATAAAAGACCACGAGATTAACAACAAGAAGATGCAGGAGTCGCTGCTGCAGTGCGAAAACGACCTGAAAAGGATAAGAAACGACCTATACAACAGCGAGGCCGCTAAGAACAGGAAGTTGGAGTCGTACGAGAGGCAAAGAGTGGAAATGGAGTTGAGTTCAGAGAGCAAGAGGgcgaagcagaagcagcTGTCGACGGAAATGCTGAAGCTTTCGAAGCTGAAGTTGAACCTGGTGCAAGCGCAGGAGGACTTTAAGAAGGTGTCCTTTTCGAATCAGCAAATACTGGATCTGATAAGCCTTTGGTTGAATCAGGGGGGCAGAAGCAACGACAATACGAAGAGCAACAATACCAGCAGCAACAAAAGCAATAGCAACAACAATAGCGACAATGGTGATGAAAATATGACTGATTTGACGTACGAGCACCTGGACCACAGTAGCTTCGTGGGCGTGCTGATAGATATCATAACGGTCAAGGACGAGTATAAAATAGCAATAGAACAGGTGCTGAGGTCGAAGCTGTTCACAATCGTGGTCTCAAACATAGAGTACGCAAAGGCGCTGGTGAACTTCATAGAGAGCAGGCGGAGTAGATACACGACCAACATAAGAATCATCTCGCTGGACTTGCTGAATCAGGAGCCGGAAATAAGGAGTGGGAGCAAGGAGGCAGATGAAAGTGTGGTACCGCTGAAGGCTTGCGTCAAGTACGATCCGAAACTGGATAGCCTGATAGACTCGCTGCTCAAAGACTTTAACCTGGTGCCAGATACAGAGACGGCAATAAAGCTGTTGTCGAAAAACCAGAATTCAGTGACGATGAACGGAGAAATAGTAAGGAGTAGTTACGAAGAATATACAAAGA atagatgTACAAAGGCAGATAAGATACCTAGGGTATATAGCAAACAGATACGAGTGGTCAGCGTAACTAGAAAAAATGACAAAACAGTCGATAACTCACACTATTTACAGTTTTATCACAATGGCATCGTATCGGGAGGCTACACGAATTTGGGAGACTCGACGCTGTTGACATACAAAAA ATTGAAAAACGCACAGGAAGAGTACGATAGCActgagaagaagataaaggtGTTAAACTCGGAGTTGGATGAGATAAATAAG CTGCTGGAGGATGTGAAGTTACGTTACAATTTGACGAAAGAAGAGTACAACAGCGCGTTCGAACAGTACAACTCACTGACAATATCGTTAAATAACTTAACAGA CTTTGAGGAGTCACTGAAACTAAAAATGGACGAAGATAAGCAAactgaatttaaaaatcagATAAAATTGATCGATGATCAGATTAACAg TTTTAAGGAGTCGTTGAATGCAAAGAAGGACAGGAAGAGTAAAAGTGATGACACGGAGCAAATAGACGGGAAGCTTGAAAAGAACTACAGGAGTTTGGCTGCCCTGAAGAATGAAATGCTGAGTCTAGACGGAAAGAAACAGCAGCTGAAAAGCAGATACGAAGAGCTGAGCGTGAAGAGAGCAGATTTGTCCAAGAAGATAATAGTGAACACGCAAATGCTGAACGACTACAAGCATCACCTGGAGGAGTTGAAGCAGACGCTGAAGGAGGTGGAAACGGCAAAAAACAAC GACAAAATTGAAGAAGTTAATCTGCAAATATTGAAGctggaaaatgaaaataaatcaaattattttaagttGCAGCAGGAAACGAGTAAATTGAAGTCAATAGCACAGTTAAAGTCGTCAATCAC GCTCGCACTGAGTGAATACAAATCACAACTAAGTTGCATGGACGTTAAAGTGAGAGAAAGCGCAAAGTTGAATATGATTAAGGAGCGGAGTTTAGTGCTAGATCAACTAGCACAAATTAACAAA gAATGCAGTTACCTGGACTACTCCAGCCACGTATCCTCGAAGGACTGTAACGATTTAAAGG ACGAGTTTGAACAGCTGAGTAGTAGAAAGCATCAAATACTACTCTCGAAAGAGGAGATATACAAGTCAATTAAG AAGCTGAAAACGGAAAAGGATAAGAACTTGGTTGACCTGGTAGCGACGACTAACGGAAACATTGGAGAAATATTTCAGCAGCTGGTCCCCAATGGGAAAATTAAGCTG CATTTCAGCGGATTGGACATAAAGGTCTCGTTTAACTCAACTTCAGAAGATGCACAAATAAATCAGCTGTCAG GGGGGCAGAAGACGCTGGTGTCATTGGCGTTCATTTTGTCGCTACAGAAGCTGAAGCCGGCGCCCTTTTACCTGCTGGACGAAGTTGACTCGGCGCTGGACGACCAATACAGGAGCAAGTTGGCCAAGTTACTGGAAAAACAGGCCAAGGAAGGGTCCCAGATAGTCGTAACGACGTTCAGGTGCGTTGGTATGGCCTATAGATTATTAAGGGAGCAACTGCTTAAGCCGGCTCAAGTGTTTTACGAGATAGTGAACGAGGACGGAACCAGCTGCTCTAAGGAGGTCACACTGAACCGAGCAATGGAGATAGTGAAGCAG GAACCGGGGCCCGATTACTCCTGGTCGCCGCCAAAAGTCGTTGACCTGGTCCGCAACGTACACATCAACAGGACTACCCACATAAGGGCGCCCTTCCACCACCGCAGATACCCCTACGAGTTTAAAACGAAGgaatattttaagtatAAGGCGGGAACGGGTGTGGAAATCAAAG ATACGGAAAAGCCTGCTAAAGAGGCGGACAAAGCCGAAAAAGATAGCTCAGTTGAGCCCAAGATGAACGTGGAGCTGAACCGAGTCAAGAGAGAGGATCCGACTTACAGGCGACTTTTCAATAAGAAATCACTCAGGCAGAGGATCTACGACGGAGAG GTGTTCTTCTACGACGACTACCTGGAGTACAATATCGCAAAGGACTACTGCCGCCTGTTCGGAAGACCGTTCGACATCCCCAGGCAGGACTGGGGAGGAAAAAACTTTTACTTTGGGGAGAAAATACCGGATCCGAGGCTGGACGAGGAGCAGGTGGAGATCCTGAAGAGGGACAGTATAAGGAGCCTGGCCAAGGATGAGGCCAACGAGGTGAGTGAGACTGACGCCCTGATCATGTCCTCGAAATACCTGGACGACTTTAAGAGGAACGAGCTGCTGAGGGGGGAGATTCCGAGCCTGTTTGAGGGCAGCGCCTCTGTGGTTAGGCAGAGGCCCAGGAAGGACTGCTGGGTCAGCTTCCACAACCTCAAGAACTACGGGCTCATGATCGACTCGGTGACCAAGTGCCCGCTCATCCACGTTCAGCTGCAGTCTGCGTTCCAGGTCGGCTGGAACCCTCACCTCAAGAGCACCGTTCTAGACCAGGCTGAGGCGCCCGCCGACGACAAGGCCGTCGACCCGTACTCGGTGTCCGAGGAGCAGATGGAAAAGGTGCGGGCTGCGTTATCTGAGAAGAAAAAGGTCGTGGAGGAACCCCTGCCTGACATAACAAAGCTGTTTAAGTCGAAAAGCTATGGAATCAACGAGAACTGCTATACCATCGGCGGAGGCCGGTACAGAATCTGA